The sequence CAGTAAGTGCTATTTTTCTTTCATTAAACTTAATGGGAATCCATCCTGACGACATACCATTCTCAAAAGCAATTTTAACGCTATCTATCTTCTCATATTCTCCCTTACACATTCCAATCATTGGGAGACATTTTATAGTGTCATTATTAACTACCACAAAAGCATCTGTCAGGAGTTCATGCTTGACATTTTCTACAACAGCAATATCACAACTATCAACGAATTTTCTATTTTCTCCATTACTTATTTCAGCAGGAAAATTATTCATTTGAAATGTACTTTCCAATATTAATATACCTTCTGACAATTTCCATGTACCCTCACTTATTTGATGAGTGCCAATAGTATTAGCACTATAATAAAAAGTATTATCCTTTTTCAATATTAAGCTTACAAGGCCATAACTGTCTTTGGCTGAATAGTTGAACTTAAAGGAAATACCTTTCATCCTATCATTTTTAGTAATGCGTTCCTTTTTTAATGTTTGGCAATTGCCACATATTGAAAAGAAAATTATGACAGCAACTATAAAAAGTACTTTCATATTGTCAAAAAGCTTTGGAAAACGGGTTGTTAAATGACTTAGAAACGTGTGACGCAGTGATTCCTTATCAATACTATCAGTATTAAGATTGCCCGTACTATGGAGCGATTCCTTACTCCTTACATTCAATTCCTCGTTTGGAAGATTGCTGCCTGGATGGTCCGGATCGTTGGAATAAGTAGCTGTTCTATAGTCCATCTTACCTTCGAAAATGTTTTCCGTATGTATGAGTTCATGCAACAGACCAATAAATGATGGCCTACCTGATGTTCCGTTTTCATTTTGGATCCTGCTACCCGGATCAGTTGGATTGTATTCTACTACGGCATCTGTCCCATTACCTGTTCCTGCTGATTCTTTTGAAAGCATAAATTTGGGGATAAAAAAATATTTTCTTGCTTATTCATCTGCGGCGAAGGTGAAAGCAAAAACAAACGCTACCTGATTGAGTGGCGTTTGTTTATTTTTATTGACTGATAATTTTAGTCTATCATAAAAGCGGGTATCAGCTTTACATAAATACTATCCATTCCTTTTTCATACATGCCCACATAAATAAAATTTGAACCAGATAATGTTTTTCCTTTTTCTTTAGCTAATGTTTCCAATTCTGCAAAGCGATGCTCTTTTAAATATTTTATAATTGCTGTATCGCTGTCTATTGGGTAGCTATACCTTTCAACTTCTTTACTTAAAAAAGGGGTTTTATAAAAGAGCTTTGAAGTATCGTCTATTATCATTTCACCGTAACTGGATTTCCCCCCTTCAAAACTTACCATGTCTAAAATAATAAACCTATCAATCTTTGAAGTATCTGTTTGTACTCCAAATAAAAGAGCAGCTTTTTCCCTTATCGCATATATGCGACTATCATAAGACTGATAAGAAGAACCAGCTTTAATTCCTGCTTTTTGTTGATGCTCTTTATTGATTAATTCAATAACAGATTTACTACTCTTAGTTACTTGCAGCGTAGGACTACAAGATATAAAAATAATTATGCTGAATAATATTTTAATGGCTCTCATATTGTACTATTTTGGTTTTCTATAGATATAACGATTGGCTTCAGGTACATCACTGGATTTTATTACATCGAGGGTGAGCGTTTCTAACGTGGCCTCGTCCTGTAAATTGAAGCTTAAACTCTCCATACTACCTAATCGCCTGCCTTGCCTGAAGCGTACATTTGCACGTATTTCGGTTATTGCTTCCTTATCCCATTGGAAATGGGGCCAATCTTTCAATTGATATATGTAGATGTAACTCATTCTACGCAAGATTTGCGTCAATTATAGCTAATATTCTTCGCATGAAGAAGTATTCTACGCATACTTTGCGTAGAATATATGGCGTAATCTACGCAAGGGCAGATGAGGAAGGCCATAACCGGTGGTAAGTCTGTTGGACCTGCTCAAATATTCCAATCTCCCCAGTATAACGATGAAGGCATCACCCACTTGGTAAGACAGACTATCCATGACAGGAGCTATACTTTTCTATGTAATTATAGACCTCCATAGCTATAGTATAGCTATACTGCTATCAGTACACCACAAGTACATTAAAAGTACATTTCTATATCAATTCGATATTGAGGTGTTGATTAAGTGTAGTATTAGTACTCATTTAGTAATATAGTTACACTATAGTTCGGACGAAGATTTTAATATTGTCCTTATTACCCCAAAAATTGTTTGTTATGGCGCTTGTAAAAGACAACATACTCCTTCAACTTGTCCGAGGTACCCTCGGCGATCAAATCACGATTTACGAACGGAATGGCCAGATTATAATGGCAAAAAAACGTGGCCCGTCAAAGAATAAGCCGACAGCGAAACAGCTGGAAGCCCGGTATAAAATGAAAGTAGCTGCGGCTTATGCAAAATTGATCTTGCAGGATCCTGCGCTAAAGGCTTATTATAAGTCACTGGCAGGTCCTGGTCAGAATGCTTACAATATGGCAGTAAAAGATGCATACAAGTCTCCTGAAGTGCAGCAAATACAGTTCGAAGACACGACGGTCGTCGTGACGGCAAAAGATGAATTTAGGGTAGCAGCAGTGGAAATTCGCATAGAAGATGCGGCAGGTAATATACAGGAACGGGGCAATGCGGTATTAGGGCGAAATGGCGTGGATTGGTATTATAAAGGGAAAAGTTTCCCGGCAGGGGGGAGGGTGATAGTGGTGGCGGTAGATCTGCCTGGCAATGAGACGGTGAGAGCGGTGAGATTGGAATAGAAAAGTTTACTTATTCTCAGGGCGTAAAATGCTTGCTTAGTTTCCTTTATTCACGCCAATTATTTTTACTGCCTGACAAGTAATAGCGGATGCCGTGTCGTTCGTATATGCTACCCCTATAGCTACAAATAACGGTTGATCATTATTTATTTCAATATAAACAGGTCCTGCCTGCAGATCGCTCCTGGCGATCCACGCTGTACTTCCGGATGTTGTTGTGGAGGTATAAGATGCAAGATCTATTCCTACACCCAACAATATAATTTTACAATAAGCAGTATGCACCTGCCACCCGATCTGGTCGGATGGGATGGTAAGCGTGATTTTATTATCAATGCCTGTTATTATTCCGGCAGGAATGTAATTCGATACCTGGTGATCCGGGTCGAACTCATATCCCTCAAAAAACTTTAAATTTTCAATGAGTATTTGCCGCTCACCTGTTTTGTGGAAGGTGTCTGCATGAATAACATGATGTAGTATAAACTTCGCGAGCCGGTGAAAACGACTGCGATCTGGTTTCATTAAAGCTGCGCAAACCCTGATCAGTTTTGCAGCACGGATGGCGGTTGTAAATTCTGGATTCAGGGTTCTTTTGGAGACTTTCTTTTGGGACTTTTTATTATGAAGATGCAACAATAATTTACTCTTTGCCGGCATAATTAATTTAAATTTTGAGTAGTACAAAATGGCCATGGAAGCGGCATTATTTCTATATTTGTTTTACCCAAAACAATTATAAACAAAATAAATTTCAGCGTATTGAGCAATGAAAAACGGGACGAAATTGACAGTTTTGAGAAATTTACTGTCAATGGCGAGTATGCATATTTATTCCATGAGGTGATAAGAGCAAAGGCGCTCATGTGGATGATAGATGATTCTTTATCTACTGCTTATAGATTATTGAATAAGGCGAAAATTGCGCTGGAGAAACCTTTGACCTATAAGTTGACCTTGGGGGAATTTTGTGTTTATTATCGCGATCAGCGGCCGGAGTGGCTGGCGTATCGATTTTGGAGGTATATGGAAGGTGGAAAGTAAAATTCTTTTTTAGATGATGGATGATTTTCTTTTTGTTAAGCAATCAAATGGGCTTTTCACGAAAGTGGATAGTCGGGGGATTGTGCTCGTGGAGGCTAGTGGAGGATGTTCAAAGATCATTACCACTAGTAGTCATTACCTGGTGAATAGCACGCTGGGTGAACTGGAAGGGATATTGCCTGAGGCACATTTTTGTAGGGTCAATAGATCTTGTTTGGTGGGGATAGGGCATATTAGTGGGTTTACGGTTGAGTCGATTTTTATTTTGGATAAGGAGGTGGCTTTGACAAAGGCGTATGCGGAGAAGTTTTTTGAGCGGGTGAAGGTCGTGTTTTGATTGGATCATGGCAGTCTTGTGAGGAGGACGCTGGCGAGGTTGTTTGTGATAGATTGGCTAAAAACCTTTCGTGAACGAAGTGAAGGCTTTTTAAATATTCATCCCCACCCTCATCCTCCTCTTTTCGATTCCCCAACCCCCACTTTTCGATTCCCCAACAGATTTTCTTATTCCGCACCCATTTCTTGCCGATCATTGCTCCAGGAATACAGGCCGTGCCGGGGATGAAAGAGAGGCACCTTTTATCCCACTGTATCCTATCTTTTTCACCCCTTAAAACAAATGTCATGGCAAAATCAGCAGCAATGATCTGGAAATCCGCCTCCGGAACCGTAGGGAAAGAACTCACCATTACCACCAAAAGATCCGGTACTGTCCTGATAGGCAAACACCGCAAGGCAA is a genomic window of Chitinophaga sp. LS1 containing:
- a CDS encoding M91 family zinc metallopeptidase; this encodes MLSKESAGTGNGTDAVVEYNPTDPGSRIQNENGTSGRPSFIGLLHELIHTENIFEGKMDYRTATYSNDPDHPGSNLPNEELNVRSKESLHSTGNLNTDSIDKESLRHTFLSHLTTRFPKLFDNMKVLFIVAVIIFFSICGNCQTLKKERITKNDRMKGISFKFNYSAKDSYGLVSLILKKDNTFYYSANTIGTHQISEGTWKLSEGILILESTFQMNNFPAEISNGENRKFVDSCDIAVVENVKHELLTDAFVVVNNDTIKCLPMIGMCKGEYEKIDSVKIAFENGMSSGWIPIKFNERKIALTVLTDIPIGNYVVMNKRRFKLYGNYLRQL
- a CDS encoding DUF4172 domain-containing protein encodes the protein MSYIYIYQLKDWPHFQWDKEAITEIRANVRFRQGRRLGSMESLSFNLQDEATLETLTLDVIKSSDVPEANRYIYRKPK
- a CDS encoding LytTR family DNA-binding domain-containing protein, which translates into the protein MMDDFLFVKQSNGLFTKVDSRGIVLVEASGGCSKIITTSSHYLVNSTLGELEGILPEAHFCRVNRSCLVGIGHISGFTVESIFILDKEVALTKAYAEKFFERVKVVF